A genomic stretch from Prionailurus bengalensis isolate Pbe53 chromosome E2, Fcat_Pben_1.1_paternal_pri, whole genome shotgun sequence includes:
- the GOT2 gene encoding aspartate aminotransferase, mitochondrial, which yields MALLHTGRVLSGVAAAFHPGLAAAASARASSWWTHVEMGPPDPILGVTEAFKRDTNSKKMNLGVGAYRDDNGKPYVLPSVRKAEAQIAAKNLDKEYLPIAGLAEFCKASAELALGENNEVLKSSRYVTVQTISGTGALRIGASFLQRFFKFSRDVYLPKPSWGNHTPIFRDAGMQLHGYRYYDPKTCGFDFTGAIEDISKMPQQSVLLLHACAHNPTGVDPRPEQWKEIATVVKKNNLFAFFDMAYQGFASGDGNKDAWAVRHFIEQGINVCLCQSYAKNMGLYGERVGAFTVVCKDADEAKRVESQLKILIRPMYSNPPINGARIASTILTSPDLRKQWLQEVKGMADRIISMRTQLVSNLKKEGSSHNWQHITDQIGMFCFTGLKPEQVERLTKEFSIYMTKDGRISVAGVTSGNVGYLAHAIHQVTK from the exons CTCCTGGTGGACCCATGTGGAGATGGGGCCCCCAGATCCCATCCTGGGAGTCACAGAAGCCTTTAAGAGAGACACCAACAGCAAAAAGATGAATCTGGGAGTTGGTGCCTACCGGGACGATAATGGAAAGCCTTACGTGCTTCCTAGTGTCCGGAAG GCAGAGGCCCAGATTGCTGCAAAAAATTTGGACAAAGAATACCTGCCCATTGCAGGACTTGCTGAATTTTGTAAGGCATCTGCAGAACTAGCCTTGGGTGAGAACAATGAAGTGTTGAAAAGTAGCCGG TATGTCACCGTGCAGACCATTTCTGGAACCGGGGCCTTGAGGATTGGAGCCAGTTTTCTG CAAAGATTTTTTAAGTTCAGCCGAGATGTTTATCTGCCCAAACCATCCTGGGGAAATCACACACCCATCTTCAGGGACGCTGGCATGCAGCTACACGGTTATCGATACTATGACCCCAAGACATGTGGCTTTGACTTCACAGGCGCTATAGAGGACATTTCG AAAATGCCACAGCAAAGTGTTCTTCTCCTGCATGCCTGTGCCCACAATCCCACGGGAGTGGACCCTCGCCCTGAGCAGTGGAAGGAAATAGCAACAGTGGTAAAG aaAAACAACCTCTTTGCATTCTTTGACATGGCCTACCAAGGCTTTGCCAGCGGTGATGGTAACAAGGATGCCTGGGCTGTACGTCACTTCATCGAACAGGGCATTAACGTTTGTCTCTGCCAATCCTATGCCAAGAACATGGGCTTGTATG GTGAGCGTGTGGGAGCCTTCACTGTGGTCTGCAAAGATGCTGATGAAGCCAAAAGGGTGGAGTCACAGTTGAAGATCTTGATCCGTCCCATGTATTCCAACCCTCCAATCAACGGGGCCCGGATTGCCTCGACCATCCTAACCAGCCCTGACCTGCGAAAACAATG GTTGCAGGAAGTAAAAGGCATGGCTGACCGCATCATTAGCATGAGGACTCAGCTGGTCTCCAACCTCAAGAAGGAGGGCTCCTCCCACAACTGGCAGCACATCACTGACCAGATTGGCATGTTTTGTTTCACAGGACTGAAGCCTGAACAG GTGGAGAGGCTGACCAAGGAATTCTCCATCTACATGACAAAGGATGGCCGCATCTCTGTGGCAGGAGTCACCTCGGGCAACGTGGGCTACCTTGCCCACGCCATTCACCAGGTCACCAAGTAA